ATAAGATTCCCATCGATTTGATTTAATTAATAAAATTATAATTGCAACTAAAATTGCTACGATTATAGCTATACTGTATTTATAACGTTTTTTCATAGTTCTTTTCTAAAATATAATTTGGCCATGTGACCCTCATTTTGATAACCAAGATTTTTATAAAATTCATGGGAACCATCTTTCGCGCGTCTAACACCAGAGGTCAGATCAATGACAACGGGACTAAATTGTTTGCCAAAGTCTTCAATAAAATCAATAAGTTTCTTACCAATCCCTTGACCGCGATAATGTTCATTCACAACAAGCGCTTCGATATGAATGCGTATTTTATCTATTACAAAAATAGTAGACTTTGACCAAGCTACAAAACCAATAATCTGGTCTTTTAAGCAAGCAAGGCCTATGCCATAACCATCAAGATTTAAAAAAGAATCGAAACGTTCCTTAAACATATCAAGATTAGTTGGATAACCAAGTTGCGTCATAAACGGTAATAAACTTTCAATATCTTTTTTATTTGCCCTGCGTACGATAATCATTGTTTAACTTATTCTTCTCTTTTAAACTGACGAGCCATAACAGTTTGAAGTTTAAATGCAACCTTATACCCTGCTTTTATTTTACATTCTTGGAATAAATTTTTCTGCGTCTCAATTAATAAAGCCCCTGAAAAGCTTCTATACAATAATCGTCCTGTTTTTTTCCACGTATTAGCATAACATAATATGAATTTTTTATTAATACCCGGAAAATAAAGCATATGCTCACGTTTTAAAAACGCATTACAAAACTTTTAAGCATCGTGGATACGTACATCATAATGCCGTTGATGTTGCCTTTTCGGTATGATTATTTTTAGAAAAAACTATAGTAATTTGTTAACACGTTTAAGTATTTTTATAAAAAAAAAGGGTTGTTGACTTTCACGCACAACAACCCTTTTTTAGTTTAAGCCGCTAAATTAAGCAGCGCGTGCTCTTGGTTTAAATGGTTTGCGACCATCTTTATCAAAGGATTTTGCACCAGAACTTGGGGCAAAACTCTTCTTTTGAAAGTCTCTTTTAGGTTTATCAAAACCTGCTTTAGGTGCCGCACCATCACGTGAAAAACCTGGTTTCGGACCGTCAAATTTAGGTCTTTCAGTTCTAGGTCTGTCTTCACGGGGTCTATCATCACGCGGTCTGTCGTCTCGGGGGCCTTTTGAACCATCGAAAGCTGCGCGTTGGGCGCGTGGGCCTTCAAAACGTTTAGGCGCTGTTCCATCTCTGTCAAATTCACGACGTGGAGGTTTGGAGAAACCGCCTTCGCGTGGTGTGTCTCTGGAGAAACCTTCACGATTGCCTTCAAAACGTTGTTTAGGCGCTGAGGAATTATCTCTGTCAAACTCACGACGTGGAGGTTTAGAAAAACCGCCTTCGCGCGGTGTGTCTCTAGAAAATCCTTCACGATTGCCTTCGAAACGTTGTTTAGGCGCTGAGGAATTATCTCTGTCAAATTCACGACGTGGAGGTTTAGAAAAACCGCCTTCGCGTGGTGTGTCTCTGGAGAAACCTTCACGATTACCTTCAAAGCGTTGTTTAGGCGCTGACGGACGGTCGTTATCAAATTCACGACGTGGAGGTTTGGAGAAACCGCCTTCGCGTGGTGTGTCTCTGGAGAAACCTTCACGATTGCCTTCAAAGCGTTTTTTAGGGGCTGAATCATCTCTGTCGAATTCACGACGTGGAGGTTTGGAAAAACCACCTTCGCGTGGCGTGTCTCTGGAGAATCCTTCACGATTGCCTTCAAAGCGTTGTTTAGGCGCTGATGGACGATCAAAATTATTTTCTTTGGCAAATTCACGACGTGGGGGTTTTGAAAAACCTTCTGTGCGTGGTTTATCAGGCGAATAATGGTCGCGCGGTGCGCCTTCAAATCGTTGTTTAGGTGCTGATGGACGATCGTTATCGAATTCACGACGTGGTTTTGAAAAACCACCTTTACCGCCGCCTTCAGATTTAAATCCACCAAAAGGTTTTTTAGGATAGAAAGGATCTTGTTTATCAAAATCACGACGACGATTTTGACCAAAAGATTTTGAATTTTTATTAGTCGATGATTTAGATCCACCATTTCTGGGTGTTTCAATTTTTTGATCTGGATTCATTAAGCGTTGAATCTCGCCCCATTTTTTTGTTTGTTGTGGCGTGATCAAGCATAATGAAAAACCTGTTGCACCAGCACGTGCTGTACGGCCAATACGATGGATGTAATCTTCAGGACATTGAGGCAAATCATAATTAATAACATGCTGAATATGCGGAATATCAAGTCCACGCGCTGCAACATCGGTTGCAACAAGAATTTGTGTGCGGCCAATACGGAAACCATGAATAACGCTTTCACGTTTTTTCTGTCTTAGATCGCCATGAATCGCTGAAACGCGATATTTTTCTTTGTACAAATTATTCGCCAAGCGATCAGCACCAATTTTCGTTTTAACGAAAATAATAACAGAACCTTCACGTTCACTTAATTGTGACAATAATTGTGGATATTTTTCTTCTTCAGAAACTTTAAGAATATCTTGCTTAATAGCTGCAGCAGGTTTGAAATTTGATCCAACCGAAACACGTTTTGGATCTTTAAGATATTTCGCTGCTAATTTTTCGATGGTGACAGGAAAAGTCGCTGAAAACATCATTGTTTGACGATTTTTGGATAAATGCGGAATAATTTGATCTAATTGAATACCAAATCCCATATCAAGCATACGATCTGTTTCATCTAAAACTAAGAAATGTACATTCTTTGTTTTGAATGTGCCGCGTTCTATATGATCGATCACGCGACCAGGTGTTCCTACAATAAGACGAGGATTCGCATTAAGCTGTTGCATTTGGCCTGGATAAGGATCACCACCAATTAATAATGCTGTTTTAAGATCACCACGTATGGCTAAAAGTTGTCTAATGGCCGTATGAACCTGCTGTGCGAGTTCACGTGTCGGCGTTAGAATTAAAGCGGATTCATATGGATTTGCCATCAATTTGGCAATTAAAGGAATACCAAAAGCAAGTGTTTTGCCGGTACCTGTTTGTGCAGAACCCATAACGTCATGATCATTCATGGCTAAGGGAATTGCTTCCAATTGTATAGGCGTGGGTGCTGTAAAGCCTAATTTATCAATATATTGAAGAAGTTCTTCTGGGAGACCCATCTGGTGAAAAGCGTTCATTGTTGACCTATCTATATTATTGTCAATTGTTTTCTCTTTCAATCGACTACATAATATAGGATGGAAGAGATTTTTACGGTATAAGTTCTTATATACC
This genomic window from Alphaproteobacteria bacterium contains:
- a CDS encoding DEAD/DEAH box helicase yields the protein MNAFHQMGLPEELLQYIDKLGFTAPTPIQLEAIPLAMNDHDVMGSAQTGTGKTLAFGIPLIAKLMANPYESALILTPTRELAQQVHTAIRQLLAIRGDLKTALLIGGDPYPGQMQQLNANPRLIVGTPGRVIDHIERGTFKTKNVHFLVLDETDRMLDMGFGIQLDQIIPHLSKNRQTMMFSATFPVTIEKLAAKYLKDPKRVSVGSNFKPAAAIKQDILKVSEEEKYPQLLSQLSEREGSVIIFVKTKIGADRLANNLYKEKYRVSAIHGDLRQKKRESVIHGFRIGRTQILVATDVAARGLDIPHIQHVINYDLPQCPEDYIHRIGRTARAGATGFSLCLITPQQTKKWGEIQRLMNPDQKIETPRNGGSKSSTNKNSKSFGQNRRRDFDKQDPFYPKKPFGGFKSEGGGKGGFSKPRREFDNDRPSAPKQRFEGAPRDHYSPDKPRTEGFSKPPRREFAKENNFDRPSAPKQRFEGNREGFSRDTPREGGFSKPPRREFDRDDSAPKKRFEGNREGFSRDTPREGGFSKPPRREFDNDRPSAPKQRFEGNREGFSRDTPREGGFSKPPRREFDRDNSSAPKQRFEGNREGFSRDTPREGGFSKPPRREFDRDNSSAPKQRFEGNREGFSRDTPREGGFSKPPRREFDRDGTAPKRFEGPRAQRAAFDGSKGPRDDRPRDDRPREDRPRTERPKFDGPKPGFSRDGAAPKAGFDKPKRDFQKKSFAPSSGAKSFDKDGRKPFKPRARAA
- a CDS encoding GNAT family N-acetyltransferase; translation: MIIVRRANKKDIESLLPFMTQLGYPTNLDMFKERFDSFLNLDGYGIGLACLKDQIIGFVAWSKSTIFVIDKIRIHIEALVVNEHYRGQGIGKKLIDFIEDFGKQFSPVVIDLTSGVRRAKDGSHEFYKNLGYQNEGHMAKLYFRKEL